Proteins encoded by one window of Pseudonocardia alni:
- a CDS encoding DUF3499 domain-containing protein yields the protein MRRCSRTGCTELAVATLTYVYADSTAVVGPLATQAEPHSYDLCTGHAHNLTAPRGWEVVRFEGEFAQPQHSGEDLTALADAVREAGRVDRPVEVVARPGGTGRRGHLRVLPKPEDG from the coding sequence GTGCGGAGATGTTCACGGACGGGCTGCACCGAGCTCGCCGTCGCCACGCTCACCTACGTCTACGCCGACTCGACCGCCGTCGTCGGCCCGCTGGCCACGCAGGCCGAGCCGCACTCCTACGACCTCTGCACCGGGCACGCGCACAACCTCACCGCCCCCCGCGGGTGGGAGGTCGTCCGGTTCGAGGGCGAGTTCGCCCAGCCCCAGCACAGCGGCGAGGACCTCACCGCGCTCGCCGACGCCGTCCGCGAGGCGGGTCGGGTGGACCGGCCGGTCGAGGTGGTCGCACGGCCCGGTGGCACGGGGCGGCGCGGGCACCTGCGGGTGCTCCCGAAGCCCGAGGACGGCTGA
- a CDS encoding metallopeptidase family protein, giving the protein MPTARPENDRRSPRSPRRRDRRGRGLRGLMYPVSTPAFRTRAERFDAKVLEALEPIEARWGPELVDLDLAVDDVPSVDRTSPDEIVWGTGVLADVGVPLAHLVPAGVDSAGMPTRARIVLYRRPLEARARNGEDLADLVHEVLVEQVAEYLNIEPDAVDGG; this is encoded by the coding sequence GTGCCCACCGCTCGTCCCGAGAACGACCGCCGGTCGCCGCGCAGCCCGCGCCGGCGGGACCGGCGAGGACGCGGCCTGCGCGGCCTGATGTACCCGGTGTCGACGCCGGCCTTCCGCACCCGCGCCGAACGCTTCGACGCGAAGGTGCTGGAGGCGCTCGAACCGATCGAGGCGCGCTGGGGCCCGGAGCTGGTCGACCTCGACCTCGCCGTCGACGACGTGCCGTCGGTCGACCGCACCTCGCCCGACGAGATCGTGTGGGGCACCGGGGTGCTGGCCGACGTCGGCGTCCCGCTGGCGCACCTCGTGCCGGCCGGGGTCGACTCCGCCGGGATGCCGACCCGGGCGCGGATCGTGCTCTACCGCCGCCCGCTCGAGGCCAGGGCGCGCAACGGCGAGGACCTCGCCGACCTCGTGCACGAGGTGCTCGTCGAGCAGGTCGCGGAGTACCTCAACATCGAGCCCGACGCCGTCGACGGCGGCTGA
- a CDS encoding phosphomannomutase/phosphoglucomutase, which produces MPDLSAIVKAYDIRGVVGDQLDEPTARALGAATARLVAGDDPAPSAVVVGRDMRDSSPALAAAFADGVTGQGLDVVDIGLASTDMLYYASGTRDLPGAMFTASHNPAAYNGIKLCRAGAVPVGQDSGLATIRDEAGRFLDSGVPEVPSPGAVRTEDMLTGYARYLRGLVDLTSLDASPELTVVVDAGNGMGGHTVPTVFDGLNVRVVPLYFELDGNFPNHEANPLDPANLVDLQKRVVAEGADLGLAFDGDADRCFAVDERGEAVSPSAITGLVAARELVRAHAAGESDVAVIHNLITSRAVPELVAEHGGRAVRTRVGHSFIKQTMAETGAVFGGEHSAHYYFRDFWKADSGMLAALHLLAALGEHRAAAAGATVSGLMAGYDRYAASGEINSTVDDQAARVAEIEGVFGPRDGVELDRLDGLTVSLPDGSWFNLRASNTEPLLRLNVEAADDAAVRALVDEVLAVVRA; this is translated from the coding sequence GTGCCCGACCTCTCGGCGATCGTGAAGGCCTACGACATCCGCGGTGTCGTCGGCGACCAACTGGACGAGCCCACCGCGCGCGCACTGGGTGCGGCGACGGCGCGGCTCGTAGCGGGCGACGACCCGGCGCCGTCGGCGGTGGTCGTCGGGCGGGACATGCGGGACAGCTCGCCCGCGCTCGCGGCGGCGTTCGCCGACGGGGTGACCGGGCAGGGGCTCGACGTCGTCGACATCGGGCTCGCGAGCACCGACATGCTCTACTACGCCTCCGGCACGCGGGACCTGCCCGGCGCGATGTTCACCGCGAGCCACAACCCGGCCGCCTACAACGGCATCAAGCTGTGCCGCGCCGGCGCCGTCCCGGTCGGCCAGGACTCCGGCCTCGCGACGATCCGCGACGAGGCGGGCCGCTTCCTCGACTCCGGGGTCCCCGAGGTCCCGTCGCCCGGTGCCGTGCGCACCGAGGACATGCTCACCGGCTACGCGCGCTACCTGCGCGGCCTGGTCGACCTGACCTCGCTGGACGCCTCCCCGGAGCTGACCGTCGTCGTCGACGCCGGGAACGGGATGGGCGGGCACACCGTCCCGACCGTGTTCGACGGCCTGAACGTGCGCGTCGTGCCGCTGTACTTCGAGCTCGACGGGAACTTCCCGAACCACGAGGCGAATCCGCTGGACCCGGCGAACCTGGTCGACCTGCAGAAGCGGGTCGTCGCCGAGGGCGCGGACCTCGGCCTGGCCTTCGACGGCGACGCCGACCGCTGCTTCGCCGTCGACGAGCGGGGCGAGGCGGTGAGCCCCAGCGCCATCACCGGGCTGGTCGCGGCCCGTGAGCTCGTCCGGGCGCACGCGGCGGGGGAGTCCGACGTCGCCGTCATCCACAACCTGATCACCTCGCGGGCGGTCCCCGAGCTGGTCGCCGAGCACGGCGGCCGCGCGGTCCGCACCCGGGTGGGCCACTCGTTCATCAAGCAGACGATGGCCGAGACCGGCGCGGTGTTCGGCGGCGAGCACTCCGCGCACTACTACTTCCGCGACTTCTGGAAGGCCGACTCCGGCATGCTCGCGGCGCTGCACCTGCTGGCCGCGCTCGGCGAGCACCGGGCGGCCGCCGCCGGTGCGACGGTGTCCGGGCTGATGGCGGGCTACGACCGCTACGCCGCCTCCGGGGAGATCAACTCGACGGTCGACGACCAGGCCGCGCGGGTCGCCGAGATCGAGGGCGTCTTCGGCCCGCGCGACGGCGTCGAGCTCGACCGGCTCGACGGCCTGACCGTCTCGCTGCCGGACGGATCGTGGTTCAACCTGCGGGCCTCGAACACCGAGCCGCTGCTGCGGCTCAACGTCGAGGCGGCCGACGACGCGGCCGTCCGTGCCCTGGTGGACGAGGTGCTGGCGGTCGTGCGCGCCTGA